The sequence below is a genomic window from Harmonia axyridis chromosome 1, icHarAxyr1.1, whole genome shotgun sequence.
atttaaaatggacAGATTTCGCAGTACTTGCCGCTTAAACTGCTCATCTGCAaagcaaaaaaataattaaatttctcaCTATAACGAATAAAGCAATCACCTTTCAAGTAATACTGTCTATTGTAGTAGCTCCCTTCGATCTCTGTTGCTGTACATTCTGCCTCATTTCTGTCTGGATTTCCTGGGACAATTCTAAGTGGATTTCCTAAACAGTTGGTTTTATTAAGAACTTTGAAAACAGTACATTAAAGTATAAGTGGACATTAAGGTCTTTAAAACACGCGCGATTTTTCGAGCATGACGACAAAGCTATTTTCTACAAGCTATTCATAGAGGtagtaattgaattttttttctcacctgCATTATCAAATCCTGGGACGTTTGACTCAATCCCTAAATCATCATCTGAATAAGGGTACACTGAAAAATACCAAAATCAGATATTGAAAACTGTAACATGCATACTTTGATGAAAGTACAGCGACTCAATGCAGGAGTGCAGCAATATTATTTAAttacaagaaaaattttaaagaattagAACTACTTTTCTCACTAACAGAGTTATTTCAGATAACAGGGataatttttcctcaaaatgaatcagaaaaaaataaaaatctcacCAGCGCTTTCTTTATCCCTTCTTTTAAGGGTAGACATCACAATTTTAGATGCTTCACCTGCATTATCAGAGCCTACGTATGACTCAAATCCTAAATCATCATCTGAAGGGGCCACTGAAGAAATACCAAAATCAGATATAGAAACTGTAATATACATATGAAAGTAGAGCGACTCAGTGTAGGAGTGCAGCTATATTATTTAatggcaaaaaaaattgaaaataatcagaACTACTTTTCTCACTTACCGGGTAATTTCAGATAACAGGGATTTGTccccaaaataaaacaaaaaatagaaacaaaaatcttaccagatgttttttcctctcttcttttGAGGGTAGGCATCATAATTTTAGATGCTTCTGGTGATAGACTATCCTCTTTGTCTTGTTCTGATGATTCAGAatcctgatattttttattcattctgatTTTTCTATGTCCCAACCCTAATAGATCAGAATCAGAATTCAAATCAGAGGTACTCTCCGCTTCTAGAGCCTTCATTCGGGCAACAGATAAATCTCCTGTAATGTTATTTTGCTGTATAATCATTTTAAATTACTTCAAAAGTAGATTGGCGATTTTGTTTCACTTACCATATATTTCCCCAATTACTCGTGTTTCATGTACGTCCCAGTTTGAAGAAGGTGGCATACATTTATTGATCGCTGTCTTGAGCTTCAGCCTATTGAAGGGAGGCCAGTGACATTGGTTGGAGCCTCTCAACCAGGAGACTGGTACCGCTTCTACTGTATCCTCCTTTAGAAAATGGACCACTCTCCAAGCATTCATGATAATGAAGTGAACAAAAACTACTAGATAACAAAATTATATCCTGATAAAAAACTTTGTAACTTGTGactgaaatttatgaaaaatacagtttaaaatacaattcatttttgtttctaATTCGAAAGCCAAACTGATTTCGATGTCTAATATCACTTAAGTAAGAGCACCATCTCACTCCAAGTTTCATTAATATTAGTTAGGTTCAAAACCTGGATAAAAAAAATAGcgacagttataaaaaatggtgaaagtatcacaaaatcattttgaaatatctagtaatataattttttctgaataaatcaatagaaatcaATTCATTGCAATTACATCTTAAAAATTCTAattattctgaaataaaatatttttggatataTTTCAGCAATCGTGCAAAAAGGGGAATACAATATATCCATCATTATGTGGAAAAGCTACCATTTTTTTTGAGACACTATCCAAAAGCCTGGTTTCTAATGAGCTTTCCTTTCTCACAAAATAAACATCAATGTCAGATGAGTCACATGAACTATTTGGacgagaaaaaatatcacttgtTTCTGTAAAAACTTttccatatacatatatttgttcCTTCTTTGCTATGAAATTGTATACTTTCATAATGTTGCCATCTTGCAGTAAGCAAAATGTATCACCTGACCTCTTTATATTAATTGTGAAATAGTCAAATCTGACCAACTCAAATTGTGTAGAGTATCCTTCTAGAGTAGGACCATCATTATGATGACGTTCATATTTTAAAACTccaatgttttttgtttttggaaCTTTCATCCTTTCAGACAATCTCTTCATGATTTGGGAAAGCGGCTTATCAGGTTTTCTGACCATGTTTTTTAAAACttgcatgaaattttcaaatgggaatgcaCTGTAGTGATCCAGCTTACCAAACATTTTTACATCATCAACAATATGAACCAGTCCATGAATGTTATGGGATATAAATTCTTGACCATAAATATTCCCAAAATCTTGAACAAAATATGTCAGAAGAGATTCAGCCAGTTCAAAATATTCCTTATCAGCAATATGTGTTTCATTACATAATATTCTGATGGCGATGTGCAGgcatataaaattttgatactGCGCTTGAGGtagaaatttttccaaaaccacTGGACcagaatataaaagaaaaaaacgaaattctGTAGCTTTCCATCTTTTAACATCATCCAGCGAACGAGGTTTTCTAGCAAATTCTATGGGGGTGTGATTTTGAAAAGATAGCAGCATACTGGATATTTCCCCAACTGCTGATGATCCTAATTTGAAAGAAGGTTTACCATATATCCATATATTAACAATGAGCTTTTTCATCACACCAAGACAAATTAAATGCATATACTCCAAGGGAATATCACTTACCATGTTGAAATCAGGTATATTTTCAAGGGCTGAAGTTCCTGTATGATGTTGTATCTGATTCTTTTGTCTGAAATCTTTATCAGttctttttttagaatttatctTGGGGAAACATGTACGATTTCTAATGAATTCTCCTTTTTGCACACATTTGGTGCACGAAAAAAATCCTGTGTGACCCTTGGTATAGGAAATAAACGATTTGGCTGGAGCATCAGCAATGAACGCTTTAATTTTGAAGGGAATGCAAGCACCATTCACTTTAATGCCATTATTAGATAGTTCCACTGCATCTTGGACAAATTCTCCCAGAAAATCATTAGCATTCGAAGGTTTCTCATAACCATGGTATACACCAATAACTGCAACTTCTCTTGGATCATCATATAGAGAACAAAGAATTGGGTATATTTGACTGCCAGAGCTTTTGCTGAGAGGTAACCCATCAATATTAATGAGCAATTCTATTTTATCATAACATTTTTTCGTACAGAGATAAGTCACAGCCTCAGTAATACCAACGTGGCAATAAGAGCCTGGATCAATATTTCTTACATCAATGGTTCGCTTTGTTGATAAAATAGTACGAGCATCATTCGGAAGTTCATCTAACTGGGCTTTTGAACTTTTTAATATCTTCAATAAATCACTTAGAGCAACGTgacttatattatatttaattgacCACAATTTCAACTTAGACTTAATATCTTCCTCTTTATCAACTTTCTTGTTATCAATATGGCTAGTTTTTGTTTGAAGAGAATCTAATATTGGGAATGAATATTCAGAAATGTGTCCACCTTTTCCTTCCTTAATtaactcaatattttccatCTCATTCAACTCATGCACTGGGTTTTGCAATTCCGGCATGTGCATTTCAACATCATCTTCATTCCTGATCTCATTCTCAACTATCGAAGAAAAAGAAGCAGAGGGTGGAATATTCGGATAACTCAGGCTCATGTCCGTCTGGATTTTCACTTTCTTATAAAAATTTGCTGAATACTTTCTTGCCATGATGGTGATCTTACTTAGTTATGTCAAGTAAAACTATCACTCTACAAGAAAATCAAATAGGTAGTGATAGAATTTTTTATCACCTGATCTTGTCTTACTAAGTTATGCAAAGTAAAATGTAACTTCGAAATCGATTTGCGAACTTCATCAAACACGTAAACATATAAAGTCACAATAATATTGCAATGAATAAGTGCGAGAAAATATATGACTaacccaaaatgaaaaaaaaagaaggttatGTCACAGAACACACAGGTGTTCTGTGGTTATGTATTCAGAAACTAATTGAGTGATAgataatatatattaaataacataataaccaTACCTTACCTTATATGCATATGAACCAGcaacaatatttatatttcacattCACAGTTTACGAACCCGAGTTGAAGATCTGCGTTCTgcattaacctaacctaacacaaCGCACAAAGTTAACTTTGTGCCACAGAACATACAACATACGCTTTGTGCGTTGTGTTAGCATTTGCGTTTTTACCAAATGGTGAAACGAGAAACTTGATGATTCCGCGTTTTCGGAAACTTACTCTGGTTCACTCGTAACCATTATTTTACCTTCTAAAAGTAAACAAAGATTAGGGATCCAGTGAACCCGAGTAAGTTTCCGAAAACGCGCAATCATCAAGTTTCACCATTTTGTCAAAACACAAAACACCACGCCAGAGAATGCGATTGGAAAATTATCTTGAATCATTCTATGTATATTCCTCCTGAATCATTCTATGAATATTCGTAGTGTTTTAAGAATATCCCATGAATATTCCTTGGAATATTCTACAACATACCTCTTCTGCACTTTGTAGGAATATTCCTAGAACATTATCATGAAACATTCTATGCATATTCTCTTGAATGATACTATGAATATTCGTAAATGTTTTGAGAATATCCCATGAATATTTCTTGGAATATTCTACAACATACCTCTTTTTCACTTTGTAGGAATATTCCTAGAACGTTTGTGCTATCTGGGTATCTTCTTTTTGGGTCTTTCCGGGTGGGTTAATTCTGTTTGATAGATGATATCTTAAAATGTCTTATATGTGCATATATTGTGAAAGATTGCTGAATCAATCGTCAAATCAAAATCAACagcaaaaaatcgaaatattttgacTCTCGCCCTGTAAGttaattttaattgtgaaaaatttcccatataaatgttttaatttttgagTCTAATATATGAAACAATGttcattttgtgaataaaaTGCTTGTATTATTCTTTCTTTATTACTTCTCACAATaatattttggttattttgaCTGTTCTTCATGGTTGTAGAAAAATACATAAATGTGATTACATATTGAGGAATAACGCCTACcataaaataattaatgaataaaaaacagcaaaaaatattgaaaaaaaatgtttctgatTGAGGTTATATGAAATTGTTTATAAGTAGTTAAAGAAAAAAGTGATGCAAATCACAAatggtatttatttcaaaaaaatgtcagACTGAGAACATTACATATCCAATCAAGTAATTTAACAATATTGATGGTCATTCAGTGGTTCTACGGATTTATAGAGAAATGAATCTTCAGAGGCACGGCTTAAATTTCCTGTAATGTTGGTCTTTTGAGACTGGTCTTTGattttatgcatttttttttgtggaagtGAATCTTATTTGGGATTCTATTaaccttttttctttttattttcttcagacAACGCTAACAGTTCTTTGGATATATTATCTACTCTGAAGTCAGGAACAGGttccaatttattttcattttgaagcttATTTATTAGCATATGAATGTGTTTACACATAGTCTTgttttccaaataaaatttgCATTCACATGAAAACATGTGAGTACATACTTCACAAAACAAGCATATTTGCTCACAACACTTTATATCTAATAATCGGTAAATAGTATATGaagtttgttcatttttcttaatattccaactaatattataattatttgtttcaataatataattatCAATGTGTTTGAGACCTTCTTTGTGATTCTGAGATAAAAATCTTGTCTGCTTCGTATGTTCACCTTTAGTCAATCTAATTATTCTTTCAACACTTTTATCTCTCACATACTTCAACACAGCATTCAATCCCTTATCAAGTCGTTTTACTGTCTTCCTTTCCAGGTAAAAGTATTTTATGACTTTATGTATTGACTCCAAGTGCATATTTGTATTGATTCCTGCTTCAACCCTGAAACAATAAGCCCACTTCCTGAAATTATAAGCAtaattctttttgaaatattctccaAAATTTCTCGTTTTTTCATTATTGCAAATGTAAGCTAAAGTATTAGTCAAAGCAGAAGTGAATTGTAACAATGGTGTTTCCTGTtgcaaagttttcaaaattttataaatttctgAACGCTTCTCTCTGTCAGAAATTTTAGTTAAATTGCTTTGCCATGCACGATCAACATGCCATGAGCAAAACAAATGTTGTGGATAAAATGCATTCCCTTCACCCATCACCTCAAGCCAACCATTAAAAAAGCATTCAGCCATATCTGACATGAAAAACTCACAAAACACAACACCTGAAATGAAATAATGTCAATATTCATGCAAAATAATAGAAAGAAGCACCAttctcattataaataaaacctAATAAGTGATATATACTtttgaatataatgaaaaaattatatttcttcacTCTTAGACAAAATTTTACTCCATTACCAAATAAATCTTAAGCATGTCCTAAATGTTTGCAAAAATTGAATACTGAACTATTATTATACATAGGTATTTAGAATTGTAATTTGAGTTTCAATCCCTCAGCATAATTTGAAAGTTTTATGATCAATTGGTATTCAAACTAAAATATTATAAACTactttttctatgaaaaaattcaaaatttcaatatttccgaaatttttttcccATAATAAGAACTCAGAATATACGTCCAACACCATTTCACATACCTACTTCCTCCCTAACTACTGTAAAAAATCATCTATAAACTACTGTATCCTTTCTATTGGAAAACATTTCAGCCAATGGGAAACAGTGGTGAAACTCGTCTAGTACCATTATTGTTGTCATTTCAAAATCATAACCATTCAAACCATGTTTACTGTCAATAGTAAttatacatggaaattttctaatcatttgtttttgaaaggtattcataacaataatacaaaaatcatcatctttaaatatatttaaatgGTGATCAAttagtgaattttaattttttattagataTTTTTAGTGAGAGGcttcaataaataatgaattttactGACCATTAGTATTCTTGAATAtaattacaggattccatcccgttctgatcaattgacgtaatattgtattgttcatttagattcacatatcaatgtgctgcattttgcttacaccagcataatgcaggtggttcgacacgtggcgtcaattaagataagaaaatataatgttataaataggaGACAATATGTTATTGTCAGTCAGATAGTCAGATAGATAGTCAGCTTTAGaatcatcttagattcatcctattgttcatttccatttaaataaattcgtttttaaaaacgtggttttctcaacgaaaaacataattatatataagaCTCTGTCACAAAGTTCATTGAGTGGTCATTATGTAAATGTTGCATTAGATTTTTGTTGTTAGAAAACGATTTATTGCAGTTTGGTTCAAGACAATGGCTACTCCAAACAGTATTCCTTTCATAAGATATTGGCTCTGCAACTTCATTATGCACTTCGTTAATATGTCGATTGTGGTTAGATTGATTGCTGaagaatttttcacaaaatttacaTATAACAGCAGGGCCGTAGCTAGAAATGAATTTAAGGTAGGGCAATGAAGGTTACAGGTAGggcagaagtaaaaaattgtactcGATGTGATCTGATGAATCAATTTTCATCGTACCTACTTTTGAGTGTATGGtagtatgtatatataaaaatatttatttcttcagtttatattatttctttcaacatGTTGTGATTAATATAATGATGATAAAAAACTTCCTCAAAACAGCTGAATCCTTCGATTTGtcatattattaaatatgcGAAGGACTTCATTCAGATCAACAGACTGAGTCCTTCTCTTTTCAAAGGCCAGAAATACCATGCCTGCCATTCTTTCGTGACTCATTGACAGCCTCTGAGGTCTATTGATTGCAGTTAAGGTTGAAAAAGTAGATTCACAAACAGCAGTGCTACATCCTATGGTCGCCACAGATGCAAAGAGTTCATATGTATCTTTGAAAGCCTCTCGCTGTCTGTACAAAACTTGCACTATGTCTTCTGTTTTATCCTCACGACGACTCAAATAAGCTTTAACCACTGTAGCCTCTTCATTTGATGGAATTGTTATACCTGAAAAGTTAATTTAAATTGtgaattgaatatgaataaacaAGCGTAATATTTTAGAAGCAGCAACATCATTTTGTTAATTGCCTTACACTCAcctaaatttttcaaaggttCCATTTTGTTCACATCCAACTCATCGAGACTCGCTACAGAATTTAACAGATCATCGTTGTCTGAAAACCTTCTCTGTAATTCAGCAACTAGTATGTCCAATGTTTCGAAATACTCAGATTTAAATGGTtgatcttcttcattttgtttcgtTGAGGAACAGGAAGAGTCAAACATCAAGTAGTCATCCATGCGATTAGATCTTCTGACTTGCCTTTTTTGGGTGTGAGTCCTATTTTCAGAATCAATGCTTGTCATAGATTTAGCTTCTTCCAAAATTTGATGATACATTTCATCTGTTCTCAATTTTGTGATTTCATTTTGGACGCAATTTATGATTATTAGGGCGTCTTTCAATCCTGCGCTTCGGGCTTGTAAACTTGCATCTGCAGGCTGAAGCATGGATAGTATTTTTTTGGCCACAACCATAGCCATTCGGAATTCCAAATtaagcataatttttttgatgccgACACTCTTGGCAACGTCGTCACCattgaatctgtcatttttcattttatctaaaGTTAGCAAAATCTCTGAATAATTATCGTTTACAACTTTTGTAACCGCCAAGTGTCCTGACCAACGTTGTTCGAGTAATCTGCCAATTATTTTTCCACCATACATTGCAGCTATTTTTCCATGATGAAAGAACTCATGTAACATGATGCATTGATCAAAAAATAAACGGATGAAAGTCATTTCAGAGATAGTCCTGATAACTATTAAATGTAAGCGGTGGTTATAACAGTGGACATAAGGAATTTTTCGGCCCAATTGATTCTCTATTCTAGTCGCAACTCCTGAAACTTTTCCGCTCATAACACTTGCTCCATCATAGCATTGGCTTAGCATACGGGAGAGATCAATGCCATTTTTCGTAAGAGTGTTTAAAGTTAATTCGGTAAATGTTGCTGCATCaagatgttcagttgttgtaaCTGTCAGcaacgactcattgacgattccATCCTTAACGTAACGTATTgctatagcaatattttcacgaTTATTCTTATCCCTCGTTCCATCTTCCATTAGAGTGAACCAATTCACGTCAGATTCCTTGATATCTTTGACAATGGAGTTCTGTACTACTTGAACCATTGCTTGAATTATTTGGTTTTGAATTTCCGGTGAATGATATGTCGCATTTTGTGGTATATGGCTGAAAGCCTCCTTCAAATTCGGATCTTTCATGCAcgtgtattcaaataaattctgaaataatccttgttcttttttttcctccaaaacatAATTTCCTCGCAAAGCTAACTCGTTGACAACTAAAAATTGTATAACTTCAACAATTGATTTCATGTAATACCggtttttttctaaaacttcATGATTTATCAAAGTTTCGACACTGCTACCTGTAGATATTCTGCGTAGTTTGTCTTGCCACATCGCCATGGCTTGTGTATGAGGAATTGATTTCTCATGTTTTGGAAACCCAGTTCTTGTATCACTGGCATTTTTCCAGTTTCTGAATCCTGTGGAAGTATAAGAACTTTGTTTGCTTCCATGGGGTAAAAATTGTTGACAAGGATAGCAAAAAGCAGCATCTCTCTCGACCGAATACTGCAACCATTTATATCGCTTAAACCAATCCGCAACAAAGGccctattattttctttgggatatatatttaaaataatttgttttatcgGTTCTCCGATTCGTGCAATATCCGAAGGAATACCATAGTTAATTCTATTTCTACCAACCTGTTTTGCCAAACTAGTTTCCATAGAACTAGGAGTGGGTTTTGAGCAATGGGGTTCATCGTGATGAATTCCCTCTTCAACTCTTCGTTTTTTGGTAAAGAAAGTCCTTATATCCATCGCTAAATGAGTCAATCAACACTTCACTTCACTTCAATaaacaaacaattatttcgCTAAACTCTATTTTGGGTTATATGGGGATCCCCCTACCAAGGGGCGTATATTCCAGTACAGGTCCCATACATACTTCAAATGCCATCTATGTGCGGAATCAAGAAAATAAGCACATGAGGTGCTTCTGAAAATACAGCGTGCTGTATATATACAATGACCACGGTGCACTCTATTGATGTAGTTCGCAATCTCTAACAACTCGTGATTAATTCAGAATTGATTTGCGagtgataattttttcctcacgtcacataatgaaatttcctttgaatattatttaaattgttACTATTTTTTAAGGTAGGGCATTGAAAATTAAAGGTAGGGCATTGCCCCATAatgcccccccctggctacggccCTGTATAACAGGCATTTTGTGAAATGAACTTGCGAATTACTAACGACTAACAAATAAATGTTCCAAGCCAACGATCAGTTCTTAGCAGCCAAGTACTCAACAGAGACAAATGACAAACTTCAAAACTTGTATTTCGCGCCATAACCTAAAATAATTGTATTTCGTACATTTGGCACCGTTGGATTTTTCTGGGCTATCTATCTAGTTTTTTTGTATGTGCTTgtaaaacatagaaagtatTAATTATAAAGTGTTAACTGGTAATTAGTATTATTCCACCAGACCTTGAAAACAACTAGGATATTGTTTGATAATATCCTCAACCGAGtcaaatttactttttttttctattttatttgggGTCAGCAGTAATGCTATGTACCCATAATCAAGTAATATACGATAATTCATTAACCACCACCAGACatatacaacatccatgacctagccgggattcgaacccggtaccctcGGCACCACAGTCAACCTCCCAGTCGACCATACTACCGAGGTAGTCTCAAATTTACTTCTTACAGAATCCAATCGTTTAACCAAATTTAGCTTTATGCAATTCTGTAAAAAGGTTGTCTCAAATTTACTTCTTACAGAATCCAATCGTTTAACCAAATTCAGCTTTATACAATCCTG
It includes:
- the LOC123670888 gene encoding uncharacterized protein LOC123670888 isoform X2 yields the protein MNAWRVVHFLKEDTVEAVPVSWLRGSNQCHWPPFNRLKLKTAINKCMPPSSNWDVHETRVIGEIYGDLSVARMKALEAESTSDLNSDSDLLGLGHRKIRMNKKYQDSESSEQDKEDSLSPEASKIMMPTLKRREEKTSVSISDFGISSVAPSDDDLGFESYVGSDNAGEASKIVMSTLKRRDKESAVYPYSDDDLGIESNVPGFDNAGNPLRIVPGNPDRNEAECTATEIEGSYYNRQYYLKDEQFKRQVLRNLSILNFKLDQLADDIGRLALKENTVTTNLPPSVFSKFNFPLATEEELHNFESHLADREKYQQVQLELSRIGGGTTKIMVRRLMEKLISSQLGVEYSWIGFKKKKNFSVLLISKVLIDAVLAVHKNSNAAEVEASAKQWLVKCKERCTKEK
- the LOC123670888 gene encoding uncharacterized protein LOC123670888 isoform X3; protein product: MNAWRVVHFLKEDTVEAVPVSWLRGSNQCHWPPFNRLKLKTAINKCMPPSSNWDVHETRVIGEIYGDLSVARMKALEAESTSDLNSDSDLLGLGHRKIRMNKKYQDSESSEQDKEDSLSPEASKIMMPTLKRREEKTSVAPSDDDLGFESYVGSDNAGEASKIVMSTLKRRDKESAVYPYSDDDLGIESNVPGFDNAGNPLRIVPGNPDRNEAECTATEIEGSYYNRQYYLKDEQFKRQVLRNLSILNFKLDQLADDIGRLALKENTVTTNLPPSVFSKFNFPLATEEELHNFESHLADREKYQQVQLELSRIGGGTTKIMVRRLMEKLISSQLGVEYSWIGFKKKKNFSVLLISKVLIDAVLAVHKNSNAAEVEASAKQWLVKCKERCTKEK
- the LOC123670888 gene encoding uncharacterized protein LOC123670888 isoform X1 produces the protein MARKYSANFYKKVKIQTDMSLSYPNIPPSASFSSIVENEIRNEDDVEMHMPELQNPVHELNEMENIELIKEGKGGHISEYSFPILDSLQTKTSHIDNKKVDKEEDIKSKLKLWSIKYNISHVALSDLLKILKSSKAQLDELPNDARTILSTKRTIDVRNIDPGSYCHVGITEAVTYLCTKKCYDKIELLINIDGLPLSKSSGSQIYPILCSLYDDPREVAVIGVYHGYEKPSNANDFLGEFVQDAVELSNNGIKVNGACIPFKIKAFIADAPAKSFISYTKGHTGFFSCTKCVQKGEFIRNRTCFPKINSKKRTDKDFRQKNQIQHHTGTSALENIPDFNMVSDIPLEYMHLICLGVMKKLIVNIWIYGKPSFKLGSSAVGEISSMLLSFQNHTPIEFARKPRSLDDVKRWKATEFRFFLLYSGPVVLEKFLPQAQYQNFICLHIAIRILCNETHIADKEYFELAESLLTYFVQDFGNIYGQEFISHNIHGLVHIVDDVKMFGKLDHYSAFPFENFMQVLKNMVRKPDKPLSQIMKRLSERMKVPKTKNIGVLKYERHHNDGPTLEGYSTQFELVRFDYFTINIKRSGDTFCLLQDGNIMKVYNFIAKKEQIYVYGKVFTETSDIFSRPNSSCDSSDIDVYFVRKESSLETRLLDSVSKKMVAFPHNDGYIVFPFLHDC
- the LOC123670886 gene encoding zinc finger MYM-type protein 1-like, producing the protein MDIRTFFTKKRRVEEGIHHDEPHCSKPTPSSMETSLAKQVGRNRINYGIPSDIARIGEPIKQIILNIYPKENNRAFVADWFKRYKWLQYSVERDAAFCYPCQQFLPHGSKQSSYTSTGFRNWKNASDTRTGFPKHEKSIPHTQAMAMWQDKLRRISTGSSVETLINHEVLEKNRYYMKSIVEVIQFLVVNELALRGNYVLEEKKEQGLFQNLFEYTCMKDPNLKEAFSHIPQNATYHSPEIQNQIIQAMVQVVQNSIVKDIKESDVNWFTLMEDGTRDKNNRENIAIAIRYVKDGIVNESLLTVTTTEHLDAATFTELTLNTLTKNGIDLSRMLSQCYDGASVMSGKVSGVATRIENQLGRKIPYVHCYNHRLHLIVIRTISEMTFIRLFFDQCIMLHEFFHHGKIAAMYGGKIIGRLLEQRWSGHLAVTKVVNDNYSEILLTLDKMKNDRFNGDDVAKSVGIKKIMLNLEFRMAMVVAKKILSMLQPADASLQARSAGLKDALIIINCVQNEITKLRTDEMYHQILEEAKSMTSIDSENRTHTQKRQVRRSNRMDDYLMFDSSCSSTKQNEEDQPFKSEYFETLDILVAELQRRFSDNDDLLNSVASLDELDVNKMEPLKNLGITIPSNEEATVVKAYLSRREDKTEDIVQVLYRQREAFKDTYELFASVATIGCSTAVCESTFSTLTAINRPQRLSMSHERMAGMVFLAFEKRRTQSVDLNEVLRIFNNMTNRRIQLF